TGTTATCATCGAGGCCAAGGAGGCTTAATAAGGTCACATGGACATCGCGAATGGGGTGAACCACATCCACTGCTTCAGCTCCGATTTCGTCGGTGGCGCCTACCGTTGTTCCACCGGCAACTCCGCCGCCTGCGAACCACATGGTCATGGCCTTGGAGTTGTGGTCTCGCCCATAGGCAGCTCCTCCATCACGGATACCGTTGTCGGGACTGCGTCCAAACTCTCCGCACCAGACGATGAGCGTGTCGTCCAACATGCCCCGCGCTTTCAGATCTTTAATCAGGCCGGCAATGGGTTTATCAATACTGGCAATGCGAGAGCCGTGGGCACGCTCCAGGAAGTCGTGGGAATCCCAGCCACCGGAGTAGACCTGGATAAAGCGAACACCCTTTTCAACCAGTCGACGCGCCAGTAATAACTTTCGCCCAAAAATTTCTGTTTCGTCCGTTCCAATGCCGTAAAGCTCTTTGGTCTTTTCGGCTTCCTGGTCGATATCGATAATTCCGGGAACCTGCATTTGCATGCGGAAGGCGAGCTCGTAATTGGCCATGCGCGCTTGAAGATCATCGTGCCATGGATGTTCCTCGAGATGATCATGGTTAAAGCGGCTCAGCAAATTCAGATTCTCTCTTTGGTGATCGGTCGTGATTCCCTCAGGTGCTTTCAGATCAAGTATAGGCGTCCCTTGCGGACGAAGCGGCGTACCCTGGAAATGTGCAGGAAGGAATCCATTCCCCCAATTGGGAGAACCTCCCTGAGGATAAGAAAGCTCGGGCAACACAATAAACCCGGGTAGATCCTGATTCTCGGAACCCAATCCGTAGGTAACCCAGGAACCCATGGCGGGATCGCCACCAAAACGATTGCCTGTGTTCATATGAAACAAGGCGGTCGGGTGATTGACCGAATCAGCCTGGCATCCACGATAAAAACAAATGTCATCCGCTACCTCGGCCAGATGCTGCCAAGGCTGGGTCATCCAGGCTCCCGATTGACCCACTTGCCGCGCTTCCCAGGGACTCTGCACATAGTAACGAGCACCACTTTCCATCGCAGACTTGTTTTCACCGCTGCGGGTGAACTTCTGCATGTGGATGCTGTTCAACTGGGGTTTGGGATCGAAGGTGTCGATGTGGCTCGGGCCTCCTTCCATCATCAGGAAAATGCAGTTCTTAGCCTTGGGTGGCAGATGAGGTTCCTTAACGGCTAATGGTCCGGGTGTCACAGTCGCTCCCATCAACTCA
The Verrucomicrobiota bacterium genome window above contains:
- a CDS encoding DUF1501 domain-containing protein — protein: MNKKLQQELLQNMVTAKQLNRRDFLYSMGASLGSVALASMLPPELMGATVTPGPLAVKEPHLPPKAKNCIFLMMEGGPSHIDTFDPKPQLNSIHMQKFTRSGENKSAMESGARYYVQSPWEARQVGQSGAWMTQPWQHLAEVADDICFYRGCQADSVNHPTALFHMNTGNRFGGDPAMGSWVTYGLGSENQDLPGFIVLPELSYPQGGSPNWGNGFLPAHFQGTPLRPQGTPILDLKAPEGITTDHQRENLNLLSRFNHDHLEEHPWHDDLQARMANYELAFRMQMQVPGIIDIDQEAEKTKELYGIGTDETEIFGRKLLLARRLVEKGVRFIQVYSGGWDSHDFLERAHGSRIASIDKPIAGLIKDLKARGMLDDTLIVWCGEFGRSPDNGIRDGGAAYGRDHNSKAMTMWFAGGGVAGGTTVGATDEIGAEAVDVVHPIRDVHVTLLSLLGLDDNRLTYFSGGRFKQMSQFGGKVIQELIG